From the Anopheles merus strain MAF chromosome 2L, AmerM5.1, whole genome shotgun sequence genome, the window TTTTGCTACTTTTATGTTCCTTGCTACTATGGATTCTCAATCAAATTCTTACTGCTTCGTGTTTGAGTTACGGGTTTACgtctcacacaccttcgctaTTGTCCGGTCGATGTCATGCGGTGTGATGTACGAAGTGCGTTGCAAAATGagcataataaaaataattaaaaaaataacatgaaTTATAATGCACCCAAGAACAAAGATCGTTTGTGAAATTAGGCACTCGATGCGGAACCACCCACAAATCGCCAGCCACACCCCCCGGTCGACGAGATATTGCGACTAGTGTTGGCTATTCCGGAAAAGTTCCATTCCCTTAGTAGACCGTTCCGTTCTGTTCCGTTCTTTTCGTTCAttccattccgttccgttcattccatttcgttctttgccgcttcaatattgttagcaaggtgctatcgttcgtgcgttccgttcttttgcAAATCACGTATCGTGGTCCGGCTGTTGTTTGCTGCATGAAAGATGattgttcactctttctcgcacacagtttGTGTTGCCTGCGCACTTCTACATGCTCGCAAGAATATTCATCGCGCTACGCCTCGATACGCGTGAGCGAAACGAAAAATGGTGTAGCATTTATTATAATGGTGCAATGTTTAATATTTGTTATACTGTGTGTAATTAATTTTGCTTCTTTTAGCTACACAAATGATTATTATAACATTTAAAGTTGTACTCATATTGCAGAACGATTTGGAGGTAATGTAATATAAAATGCGAATACAAAgtatgaataataaaaagtatTTAGTTGTTGTATCAGGctatataaacaaataatgtGTGCTGAAAACCCCATTTGTTTATATGAACAGTGaaacagtcgtcaactcatacgacttaacaacatacccgtcatgggttcaagccttgtcgccgtcaactaatacactgcttcccagatgTTCTGAGTCTGACCGACAAACAGGTACTTCGTCTTGGTCGCATTGATTATCAATcaaattcttgctgcttcgcgtttgagtcaGGTGTACGCCTCACgcaccttcgctgttgtcctgccgatgatgtcgatgtcatccgcgaagccaagaaattggagagaccggtagaggatcgtgccacggatgtcATGGTCTAGCCCCGCGcctcgaatgacaccttccagagcGATGTTAAAGAGCAGACAGGAGATGGACTCTTGCCGCAGacccctgtgagattcgaacgattccgaaatCAAGTTCGACACTCTCACCATGCCCTGCACGCCGTTCATGGTCTATCGAtaacagccggatcaacttcccaTAAAAGTGGTACAGCTGCATGATGTTCCATAGCTCATTCCGGActatggtgtcgtaggccACCTTGAATCGACTTTGCCCTGAATCGCCCTTCACGCGCATCTAATTCTCCGGTAATTCTTTCTGCTCCCAAATTCCCGCGATCAGCTGGTGCATTTTGACAGAAAGCCTCTCTGGTCCCATTTTGAAGAGCGCAGCCACCAGTTCATCACTGCTAGTAAACATACTGCTCTTAAGCTGCTTGATGACACTAGCCACTTGACCATCCAGAAATGGCGGAGGCACATGGTCATCTGCACCATTGCTATCGCTGCCCTCGACTGGGAATGTTGCCCCAGCAGCttatttgctgttttctcaGTCTTCTGTACTTCTCGACGTTCTGACGGGTTTCAGCCGCCCATGCGCTGCATTTTTCTCGGATAGTGCTCACTTATACTGTTCGTCGAACCATTCCTTACGTTCTCCACGTAGCATGTGGCCGATCTTCTGTGAGGCTGCAGTGCTGATGACTCGTTCCACCATACGCCAGTGATCTGCATAGGTCGTCGCATCGATGTTTTTGTCTGCCGGAAGCGCTTTCCCGAGAACTGTCGCGTACCCTTCCGTGGTTGTTAACCATGGAGAAATTCTGGCAGATCTTTACCATGACCAGGAAAGGGTCCGAGTCAACGTTTGAGCCATTAAAGGTTTTGACGTCGCTAATATCCGAACAGTGCTTTCTGTCAATCATAACGTGGTCGATTTGTCTGTTGTGGCGATCTTCACGTGTAGGTGAAGCGAGGTGCATGCTGGAATAAGGTGCTGCAGATGTGCTTGGAGGAGATAAAATGTATAACTCTGGAGGCGCTGAAGCTTCCAATCATTGGTTTATACATCTTCCAATGTCATACCTAAGCATTAAGGTTTCCGATGGCAATCTTTACATCATGTTTTGGACAGCAGTCGTACTCACTCTCCAGCTGCGTAAATCAAAAACTCTTTTTCGGCAACAGTACTCTCAAGATGCGGACTGTGCACATTAAAAATGCACTGGTGTAGATCGGGCGGTTGCTACAGTACTGGCGCACCATTGCGCCTTCCCAGCGCACCTCCTGCTAATATCTCGAAGCCACCGGCCCAGTCCTGATCCTACAGGATACGGGTACAGCTTCCAATTGTGAGTTCTTTCTCCTAGCGGGGGTCTAAATCGATTGGTCCGATACGGTTCTTCTATTTGTTAACTGTTCATCACTGTGGTGTTTTTGGGGATGTGGCTTGCGATGACTCTCCTCCAAACCTCCAGTCTCGTCGAAGGGCCTACGTTCACTGGTTTTTTAGAATCCTGCAGCGATCCAAGACGGGAGAAGACAGAGTAACCTTTCGGGAAGAGGCAAGCCGCTCCTAACATGGATAACAGACGCTCTCAGACAGAGTCGTGAAGAACAATTCAGTTGCTTTCGGATGCGAGTAGTACCCAACTAACAATCTCAATGGTCTTATACACGAGCACTACCCAACACTTCAGATCACTTAGAAACTATACCGCCAACTAACGTTTTGGCGCCATGCGCAGAAAACTGAAAATCAGGATAGTTTGCGTTAGGAGGCTGATTCAAATGAAGAATCACACCCGCATTCCATGTTTGTTTAAGAACCATTAAAATGATGGTCGAGAcgtgcagtgctgcaaaatgtcatgaaaaTTACGTGATAATTACAACCGAAAATGTTGAACATATCTGTGGTAGCTTGcctgatgctcattgctgatactgaTACCTGATACCTACATACATTTGGGGGCATACATTTTAGCGTGAAATGTTTCAGCCATTGTATGGTTGCATGGTCATACTtatattaacaattttttttttataattatattCATTTTCTTAATGTTTCTTGCTAGCGACTAAACTGTTTGACCCCAAATATTACTGTTGATTTTTGCCCTCTAAAACACATCCGACTGAGGTTAACTCAAACGCCGATAAGTACTATGATAGTGAATTTACTCAATCATAACATTTGTTTTCATATTCACGACGCCATTATCACTGGGTATTTCCGAAACGAATTCTTCTTTCAGTCGGCTGAGCAAGTTTTACCGTAGGTGTCATTGCACAGTTTCAATCCATCAGTCGAAGAAGGAACACAGTTTTCCTGTTTTGAGTGCCACAATGTGCTGGTTACGCGCCGTATCTCTAATCAGGTATCGCTCAGCATCAAACAATTAGGCTTTATTTCATATCGCTTACAGAGTGTCTCTTTGTTTTTGGTTACTGTATTGCAGTATGCTATTTTTAGCCAGTACCTACGGAGGAAAGCTATCCTACCAGAGTCTTCACTTGACTCCTTCCACTTTGAGTGCTTTACTCGCCTCCTTCCGCCAAGTTGAGCTGCTCAATCTGAACGGCCTGCAGATAGAGGAGGTCGATACGAACGCGTTCGCTTACACGCACACAATTCAGGAGCTGTACATGGGATTCAATGCGATTCGATATTTGCCACCGTATGTGTTTCAGAACGTCCCATCGCTCACGGTGCTTGTGctggaacggaacgatttatCCAGCCTGCCACGCGGAATCTTCCACAACACACCCAAGCTCAGCGTGCTGTCGATGTCAAACAACAACCTGGAGCGCATCGAAGACGACACTTTCCAAGCGACTACAGCGCTTCAATATCTGCAACTGTCCAGCAACAGGCTTACGCATGTTGACCTTTCTCTCATTCCCAGTCTCTTCCACGTCAACGTCAGTTACAACCTGCTCTCAACGCTTGCCATACCGATCGCGGTCAAAGAGCTAGACGCATCGCACAATAGCATCAACGTCATACGCGGGCCCGTCAACGTAGAGTTGGCCATTCTGAAGCTCCAACACAACAACTTGACTGACACTGCCTGGCTGCTGAACTATCCCGGACTGGTTGACGTGGATCTTTCCTACAACCAGTTGGAGAAAATAACGATCCACCACTTTGTCACCATGCAGCGTTTGGAGCGTTTGTACGTCTCCAACAACCGCCTTGTAGCGCTCGACCTTTACGGCCGAGCCATACCAACGCTCAAAGTGCTCGATCTGTCGCACAACCATTTGATGTGGGTGGAACTTAATCAGGCGCAGTTTGATAAGCTTCAGTACCTTTATCTCGACCACAACTCCATCGTGACGCTTAAGCTTAGCAGCCATCATACGCTAAATACTCTTACACTATCGCATAATGACTGGGATTGTAACAGTTTACGTGCACTTTTCAGAACAGTAGCCCGACCTGTGATAGACGATGTTGACCAGCACTGCAAGATTGACTATTACCTTGAGCACGGTCTCTGCTGCAAAGAAAGTGACAACCCGTATCTGAACCGGCTATTACAGTACATCGCCATGACGAGCGTGGTGGAAAAACAGCGTAAAAAAGAACCCTGCAGTGccacagatgccatcaacagCGTGCAGAGTCTGGTCCACTTCATCACACAGCAGCGTGTTGTGTCACTGGAGAGTAACGAACAACTCGACGCCGAAGTCAACGAGCTGAGAGCTGAGGTGCAGCAGCTAACCAACGAGCAGATACAACaggagcagctgctgcaggggCTACACGCCGAGATCGATACCAATCTGCGACGGTTCCGCCTGTCCAAGGATGAACTAGCGCGCCCGAGCGATAATCTAAATAAAGTGTTCACCCATCTGAAGGACCGGCACGCGTTTAAGTTGCGTGAAACGCAGGCACGCCGTACGGAGGCTGATGCTAAGCAGAAGGAAACGGAGCACCTGGAACAGAAAAACATTGCACTCGTGAAGCAGTTGGATAATAAGAATACAATGCAGATTCTGTTGAGACAGGAGACGTTGCTGAAGcgtcaaaaaataaagcaattaCTCGCAAAGCTCAGCAAACACAGATCCAACTAGGGCGGTTCGACTGCACCATACTTGGAGATGCTTCTCCTTCGGCAAACACAGAAGATTCGTCGTTTTTCTTAATTCAGTACAAAGATGGATCAAGATTATTGTTTTGAAAGTGGTTATGAAATAAAAGGACTTTGAATTTATTTGTTCTCACTGATTTTCTTGAATTCAACCaattttgaattaaaatattcGATAAAATATAATGATTATATCCCGCTTGAAACACTCGCTTAAGATTCAAATGCACCTGACACTCTACGTGCAAAAATCATTCCTGTGCATATGTGTGGTCAGAGGCGGATTGAGCAGTACACAAACTAAGCGGCCGCATGGGATCCTGAGATCTCGAGGGGTCCTAAGAAAAGGAATCGAAACAATGGTCTGGCTCATAGTCTAATTGGTGTAAAAGATTATGGTCATTTTTAATTTGGCTATTAAAAACTTTAATTGAAGCTCTTGTTCAAAGAGTCTTCAATCATAGTAATTTCGTTGAGATCAATCcttgaaattatttaaattttaaatgaatatttaataaaaacaacttaaatcgatatttttcatttgttacACATAACCCTACCAACAATTTATAATACATATCTTGTGCGATACCTAATATCCAATTAATTACATGACTCACTAGACAAAATAGACATTTACTACACAAGTTTCCGCCAGAAAGGATTGCAATATTTTACGGCTATAATGTATCTAAATGTCCAAAAGGTCGGCTAAATGACTCATTCGATTAACGATTTCCTTGTTAACTTCTACATATAaagcttttttatttcaaactcGATATGCAACACTCTCCTCTAGTAATGATGGGCTTGGTCCGCATGAAAATTAATACCGTTGTAGCTTGGCTGCTATATAGAACCTTTTAAAATACACACATTAATGTTTAGatacattgtaacacatttcggaaactattgcaacacattcgttgtaacacactcagcaaatcagatcatacaaaaggaagagttcaggccacaccgttcatacaGCAACATTTGTGCCACACTTATTGCAAACAACCAAAACGCACAAAATGCATAGCAGAGCAGGCGTTACTGCAGGATAGAAGGTGATttgagaacgcatagcaacatagcgcatatcaaaacaataaaaacgcAGCAGTCGCACATAACGACAAACTCCTCACACCGATACACTTTATAAATTGCACCCTATGTCAATAAccttcaattaaaaaaaaaactcataataTCTTTTGagtttaaataaaaccaactccgaccatggcaagtcagattcgtttgGACTGCATTGTATAGAACTATGCCCTTGCTTCATCTTATCTCGACTtttcatttaaagagtttagttatgccTCCCTACCCAAGCTAAGACCTCTAAACTCCAGCGTTTCCAGTAAGGAAAACCTCCTAAAGTTTTCTATGATCGCTTgaacgatcaagtgtcgagaagtccgcttcgaaacagtatccatctcatttctgcaaaaataTTTCTGTATATAACCTATGCCAGCTCGATTTCAAAATTACCATTTGGCGGCCGAATCCAAACAAACGGAAATTTTATCGGTGTTATAGAAGGTTGGAAGAGACTTCACAAGTTTCGTTGAATATTTCTTGCATTAATCCAAGACCTTGCTGTCAAATCGCACTGTCAATGCTCTTGTTTTTCAAGATAAACGTTAACGTGAAGCACGGCAAGCATTAGTTAGTGAAGCTCAACAAGCGTGATGCACAACAAGCACAATTGTTAACATGAgctttttttgcttaattttgattattGCTCAAGTAAATCAGATATTCGATAGTTTGTATCGTTTAATACAAAAATACTACCAGGAACGGAAGACGTGAGCAGGAAAAAACGGAACGTATTTCATCGCAACATGCGATCATGTGTCTCATTTCATAAGTTATATTCTCCGCAATGCCCATTACCACACTCGTGTTTGTTCCCAAATATTTCCCTTTTTGCCAAACGCCTCCAGCACAGTAAGGCAGCTTATCTCGATCATGCATCTCTGTGCAAGTGGATGTTTGTGTGCTTCCGCCAGTTcatcaaagaaagaaagaagcgtGTACACTTCCGTAGTTAGCTCTTTTGGGCTATACCTTCCGTAcattaattattaaataagCCAGTGAAAGTGTCAATACGTATGACGTGTACCGGTGACAGGGGGACCCGATCTTTCTCTTTCGCCCCACCACGGTAGCGCAAGCGAGGCCGGTGTATCGAATCTCCGTTACCGATCCAGTTAGTGACGCTCGAGCCAGTGCGCCGGTACGGTGAGACGAAGACAGGCAAGTACCGGCTCGGACCACCGTTTGCGCTCAGCTCTGATTGATGATCTACGACGTCCATCCATAAATTGCGTAACGCGCACAGGATGGTACtagcggaacttggggcaTGTGTGCCATAGGGGCAAGAGtgtcaccaagcatttttTCCATATACACTTGGTTACGTTCAAATTCCGCTCTACGCTTCAAAGGGAAGGAGTGGTGTTTCAGCATCAACTCCACTTCCACTCCATTACACAGATTCAATTTCGTTCATAAAAGCAACCataatattgtttattttcaaaagatttttttaatacattgtgTTATCAAGGTCTACGATTGTTTGtcggtttaaaataaatatttcaagtatattctgaaataaaatataaaaagatcAATCGCACTTTTGTTGAATCCTCAGGATATTTGAAagacaaaataaatgaaagacAGCGACACATGGACACTTGCTTACGGGAAGTGAATTTCATGTGACGAGAATGGGTCTCAAAAGCAGGCACCCTTTTTGAACAAGCATACTGAAACTTCCTTTTGGATTCTAAATAAACGTTTCCAAAACGAGATCCGAAAAGTTCAATTCACGGCACATGTacttcctttaaaaaaaaagagtcaagaaagtgtTACAAAGTAATCAGAACTCCTAAACAAACTCAAAGTCATAAATATAGGCATAAGAATTTCAAATACATAAGTTGCGAAAAGGCAAAAGGATTAAAGAAAGATCaaagatatttttattttttgattatttttttgagagattatttgattttttgattattttgataTGATTGGAAAAGAATAACAAATACTTTTTACGAAATATTTATATTTCTATGTTACGTAGTTTGTGGATGTGACCCATTAGATgtcttaaaacaaaattttaaaagctTCAATCAATGAAACGGTCTAACAAGCCGATCGGTGAGTGATTCAATGGAATATACTAAGGTAAGCAAAACAGCAACTCAACGGAATGGTTTAATACCAAAATAGGCACACACAAGAACACACGTTCATAAAAGAGAAAAGTGAATTGCAAGCCAATCAGCTCTAAAATTTCCCTAAAAGAGAAAATAGTACCAATTGCAGCACCTTACCTCAATTGCTATCTTCTTGGCAAGAACTACAAAAAGCCCAAACAATGCTGCAGAACCTAAACAATGTCTAAATTGCACCCCTTTACTCGCTCAGTTTATACTCTCGTCATCTGGCTGCTAACACACAATTGGTGTACTTGGACTTGAACCTGGCCTGTGTTACCACGCCACCCGATCCGCTGTCCTTTCCCCTATTTCTGCACGCTCCGCCAGCGAAAGGCGCGATGATGTAAATCACATCAAACCGTGGGAGACGACAAAAAAGTCACGCCACTTTCGAGCGGTTTGAGCGCGGCGCGCTTTCGCTTTTTTTCCCCACTGGACAGTGCTGGCCAGCTGGCCAGCTTCCCTTCCCACACTGGGTGACAGTGCTGGGTGGCTCGCCGGGGCCACCGGATCGACCCGTGGGCAACTGCTACCCACCCAGTAACATGCCCGTGCTTCAGCCGAGCAGACGCGCGCGAACCGAGTGAAGCGATGCAGCCGTACTTGGTGGACCAATGGCGATCGGGCGTGCTGCACCGGTGGGTGCCGCTGGTGCTGCTCGTGTTCGGTGCGAAACTGTCCCTCGAGATGGCCCGCGGCGAGATAGTGATCTGTAACTACGAAAAGTTCCACCTGTTCGACAGCATGTACCGGCCGCGAACGGACAACTTCTGCGTGTTTAACGACGTGTACCTCGGCAGTGACGTGAAGGGGGCCGACTTTCTGGCCAGCAGCCTCGACTATCGGCGGGTCGCGTTCGCCAACTCCAAGTTCCCGCAGGTGCCTCCGTCGCTGTTCAAGAACTTTGACGACATCCGGGAGCTGTACGTGCGGCGATGCTCGCTCGAGTCGCTCAAGATTACCCGCCTGCTCGAGAAGGTGTACGCCGGGGGCAATCGGATCGCGAGCGTGCAGCTAGATGGGAATGCGTCGAACAGCTTGCGCGAGCTGTACCTGGACGGCAACCGGCTGCAGGGGCTCGCCAACCTGACCAATCTGCCCGCGCTCGAGGTGCTCGTGCTGGAGAACAATCCGCTGCTCGGCAATGTGGACTTCGGTCAGTTCGGCCGGATGGAGCGGCTGTGGAAGCTCGACCTCGAGCGGATCGGCATGAGCCGGATCAGCAACGGGCTGAAGCGACCGCTGGCCGAGCTGCGCCGGCTCGACCTGTCGAACAATGCGCTCACGTACGTGCACGTGCGCATGTTCCGGACCTTTCCGAAGCTGGAGCATCTGTGGCTGCACGGCAACCGGCTGTACTACATGGAGGCGGACCAGGTGCGCACGGTGATGCCGTCCATCCGCAGCATCGTCATCGACGACAACCGGTGGGGCTGCGGGCATTTGGCGGCGCTCGGGAAGCAGCTGCGCGATCGGGGCATCATCATCCGGCACGGCGACTGCCGGGCGGAGCGGGCCGTCCATCGCGTATGCTGCTCGGACGAGACGGACGTGGTCGACATGCGGTACCTGATCGAGATGGGCATCCGGCACGAGACGCACTTCCAGCAGGAGGTGCGCGAGCTGCGGGCGGAAAACGATATGCTGCGGCGAGATTTGGAGCGACTCGGCAGCCGGCTCGGCGAGCTGATGGCGAACATTTCGCGGCCAGCTGAGCCGGTGGTAGCGCCGAGCGGGACAGAGGAAACGGTGGATGGGCAGGACTCGGGCGAGCATCCGGAAGGTAATGACGCTGCTGCTTCGTTCGAGGACTATGAGGAGGAGGCAGGGAACGAAAAGTGAGGTTGGTTTAGTGTACAAATGGTGGAGAGGGGGATGGGAGCAGGTATGATTTCGGAGCAAGTATGTTCTGTGCTAAGAGTATGAATATGTCGAAGCGTTAATTTATTTCCTCTGGTCTGTGTGCGAGGGTAATTAGGAAAGTGATTATGTTAAGAAGGGAACAttgaacatttatttatttaatttattt encodes:
- the LOC121592580 gene encoding carboxypeptidase N subunit 2-like gives rise to the protein MCWLRAVSLISMLFLASTYGGKLSYQSLHLTPSTLSALLASFRQVELLNLNGLQIEEVDTNAFAYTHTIQELYMGFNAIRYLPPYVFQNVPSLTVLVLERNDLSSLPRGIFHNTPKLSVLSMSNNNLERIEDDTFQATTALQYLQLSSNRLTHVDLSLIPSLFHVNVSYNLLSTLAIPIAVKELDASHNSINVIRGPVNVELAILKLQHNNLTDTAWLLNYPGLVDVDLSYNQLEKITIHHFVTMQRLERLYVSNNRLVALDLYGRAIPTLKVLDLSHNHLMWVELNQAQFDKLQYLYLDHNSIVTLKLSSHHTLNTLTLSHNDWDCNSLRALFRTVARPVIDDVDQHCKIDYYLEHGLCCKESDNPYLNRLLQYIAMTSVVEKQRKKEPCSATDAINSVQSLVHFITQQRVVSLESNEQLDAEVNELRAEVQQLTNEQIQQEQLLQGLHAEIDTNLRRFRLSKDELARPSDNLNKVFTHLKDRHAFKLRETQARRTEADAKQKETEHLEQKNIALVKQLDNKNTMQILLRQETLLKRQKIKQLLAKLSKHRSN
- the LOC121592295 gene encoding nephrocan-like, which encodes MQPYLVDQWRSGVLHRWVPLVLLVFGAKLSLEMARGEIVICNYEKFHLFDSMYRPRTDNFCVFNDVYLGSDVKGADFLASSLDYRRVAFANSKFPQVPPSLFKNFDDIRELYVRRCSLESLKITRLLEKVYAGGNRIASVQLDGNASNSLRELYLDGNRLQGLANLTNLPALEVLVLENNPLLGNVDFGQFGRMERLWKLDLERIGMSRISNGLKRPLAELRRLDLSNNALTYVHVRMFRTFPKLEHLWLHGNRLYYMEADQVRTVMPSIRSIVIDDNRWGCGHLAALGKQLRDRGIIIRHGDCRAERAVHRVCCSDETDVVDMRYLIEMGIRHETHFQQEVRELRAENDMLRRDLERLGSRLGELMANISRPAEPVVAPSGTEETVDGQDSGEHPEGNDAAASFEDYEEEAGNEK